TACTGACGGGACCGGTTGACCCGCGAGGAGAAGACATCCGCGCGCACGCCTGTGAGCGAGACGTGGACCTTGGAGCTGTCGCGCACGGCCGCACGCAGAACCTTGTCCCGGTCCTCGCGGCTGATGACGACCCTCTTGGGGGCCGCCACAACCACGGGCGCGGCCACGGTCGACGTGCTGGCGCGATGGGTCATGGACACACGCACCTTGGAGTCGTCCAGCAGGGCCTCGCGGAGCACCCTGTCTCGGTCTCCACGGCTGATGACGACCTTCCTGGGCGCGCTCATGGACCCATTGTGCGCCCCCGGCGCAGCGTGCTGGAAGGTCTGAGGAGCGCCGGCCAGAACCCGCGGCGACGTGTCGGCGTCAGCGGGCAGGATGAGGCCGTGCGCGACCCCCACCCCCACCCCGACGCCGGGCCCGGGACCGGCGAGGGCACCGACTGCCCGAGCGGCTGTCGGGCCCGTGGCTTGCGTGGGCCTGTGCCGTCTGCTCAGGAGGCCGCCGACGCGGTGCGGGTGGCGATGGCGCGCGGGGACGGGGACCGCACGTTCGCGGTCGTGCTGGAGGTCCGGGACCGGCTGCGTGACGCTCTGGCGCTCCGAGAAGAACCCGCACTCGTGGCCGACGCGTGGGTGAGGCGCCCAACCGGCCTGGAGGGCCCTTGGTTCGTGCTGCTGGCCGTACTCGTCCACCACGAGTTCGAGCGCGTGAACTTGCCGCCGCCAGCATGGACGGCTGCGCAGCAACTGCCGACTGCGTGGGTATTGGACACCCCCCGCCTCACCGACGCCGAGATCCGCGACCAGACCCCGACGTGGCTCGCGGCCCGCAACATCTACATCGCGGTCAAGGACCTCGGCACGCTGTGAGGGCTACAGCTCAGTCGCGGATGGTTCCTCGCCCTCGGCGAGCGGATGCGCCCGCACCCACTCGGCAGTCTCGGCCCAGGTGCGTTCCAGGTACGCCTCCAGGTGCGTGCGTTCGACGCGCCACTGACCGCGGCCCCCGATCTTCCCGGCCGGCAGGTCGCCGCGGCGCACCAGCGCGTACACCTGGGCCCGGCTGATCGCGAGCTCCTCGGCGACGGCGTCGAGGGTGAGCATCCGGGCAGGCATGCGCCGCACGGTACCGGGGCAGCCGCCGGGAGCTGACGGCTCCACGACCCGACCCGACCCGCCGCGACCTCGACCGCATTCGCGACGGCCGCAACCACGGCCGGGCCGTGGGTGTCCCAGCAGCAGCGGTGCCATGGCGACTGGACAGCCAGTGGGGTGCGGAAGGTAGGTGCCCCAGTCAGGTCTGCGCTTCACCCGTTTGGTTTCCGACCAGCATGCGAGCCGGAGCTCCTCCTGCGTCTAGCCCACGCAGCTGTCAGGTGAGCCCAGCGACGCCAAGCGGCCCCGCGTCGGCCCCGTCACGCCTACGCTCCTTCTCGCCCCCGAACCTGGGAGCAGCGAACCTCCACCTCACTCTCGGGAGCAGCACCGTGTCCAACGTGAAGTCCTTCGGCGCCGCCGTCGCCACCGCCGTCCTCACCACCACCCTCGGCGCCGCAGGCGCCATCGGCATGGCCGCGCCCGCGCAGGCCCACACCACCGGCATCCACGACAACTGCACAAAGCTCAACGCGAAGTGGAAGCACGGCGTGGGCCGCGCCAACGCCGTCGACAAGACCAGCGGGGAGAAGGTGCGGAACTTCTACCACAACACCAAGGTGTACAAGACCGCCGTCGCGCACAACTCCACCCTGGACCGCGACAAGGACGGCATCGCCTGCGAGAAGCGCTGATGAGCACCCCCGGCACGCGGACACGACCGGTGAGGCGCGACGCCCCCGGGCGTTCGATGCGGACCCTCGCGCTCTCAGCCACGTTCGCCGTCGCCGCCAGCGCCGGCGTGGTCGCGACCGGTCCGGCCGCGCACGCGGACACGCAGTCGGTCCGGCTGCGTGCCGCGGTCCGGGGCCTGCCGGTCGCAACCGAGGTCCGGACCGGGTACGAGCGGAGCAAGTTCCGCGACTGGTACGACGCCGACGACGACTGCCAAGACACCCGCGACGAGGTCCTGACCGCCGAGGCGCTGGTCAAGGTCACCGCCTGCGACGTGAAGTCGGGTGAGTGGCGTTCCTACTACGACGGCGTCACCACCAAGGACTCCTCGACGTTCGACATCGACCACATGGTGCCGTTGGCCGAAGCATGGGACTCCGGCGCCCGCCGGTGGACGACCGAGACGCGTGCCCGGTACGCGAACGACCTGGGCGACGGGCGCGCCCTCGTCGCGGTGAGCGCGTCGTCGAACCGCAGCAAGGGCGACCAGGACCCAGCCGAGTGGATGCCGGCGCTCGCGAAGTGCCGCTACGTCCGCGAGTACGTCGCGGTGAAGATGCGGTGGCGGCTGAGCGTGAACAAGGCCGAGAAGACGACGCTGACCAAGCGCGCGTCGACCTGCAAGAACGTGGTCATCAAGGTCCGGCGAGCAGCCGTGGAGCTGCAGAAGTGAGGCGCAAGATGGTGCGGTCGAGCACGCGAACGGCGCTGGTGGCCCTCGCCACCGCCGCCACGTTCACCGGGGTGGTCGCGGGGCCGGCCTCAGCGCACGACGGCGGGTCGTCCAGTTGCGTCACCCGCCACGAGTGGCGTCACGTGAAGGTCGGGATGAGCAAGGCCACCGTGCACGCCATCTTCGACACCCGCGGCAAGTTCGCCGACGGCCACGCCGGCGGGTACACCCGCGAGTACCGGCCCTGCGCGTGGGGCGGAGGCACCGACGTACGCCTGTTCGTCGGGTACAGCGGCGACACGCACCGCGCAGTCGAGAAGCGGCTCGTGTAGCCCTCTGCACACCCAGCCCGGCGTAGATCTCTCCCGCCTTGTACTGAGCCCGTTGCCAGCTGCGCCGTCCAGCCGTGGTGCTGAAGCCCACCCAGAGGGAGGATGCGGCCATGACGACTCCGAAGAAGGTCCTGGCCTTATGCGAGGACCGCGGACCTCGCAGCCCGGGGCGTCGACCCCAACCTCGTGGGCGCGATGTACGCCGTACCCGGAGGGACCGGGTACCTCGTTGCCGATGACGGCCTCGCCGCTTACCTGGCGCTGGCGCGTGCGACCGGGCCGCGGACGGGGTCTCGCGGAAGGAGATGGCCGATGCGGACATCTCCTCCGGCGCGCCACATGGTGACTCTCGCGCGTGGCACAACTTGTCCGCGCGGAGATCTGCCCTACGTGTCTGATTCGTGCGCGTAAGAACCAGGACGCAGCTTGAGACTCGTGATCGATCAGTACAAGTAGGCCTGCGCGCGGGTGTTGCGCTCGCTGTACCGCCCCGTTCCGCCGTTGTTGTACTCCCCGATGCGAGCTGAGCCATCGGGGTTGACGGCCAAGACGTACGCCACGTGCCCGTAGCGGTTGGTCGACGTGGCACCCCACCAGGCGACGGCACCGACGCGCGGAGTCGAGCCGACCTCGCGCCCCCTTTCTTGCCAGCCTGCCTTCCACCTAGTGGCGTCGGCGCTGCCCCCAGATGCGACCTGCCCCCAGACCAGGCCCTTCTTCCAGGCCACGTAGTCGGTGCAGTTGCGGTAGGCCAGCCGCCGGACCGGGTGGTAGTCGGAGCCGTTCTTGCACCACGCGTACAACCCCTGGCATGCGACCGCGTCGGCGTCCGGGTACCCACCCGTCGTTGACGACGTACCGGGCCCGGACACCCCTTGCCCGCGCGAGGACCACAGCGCCGTGCTGCCGCTGTAGATCACGAGGTTGCCGTCATCCTGCATGACAAGCCGTGCGCCGGCTCCCTGCGTCGCCGAGGACCACTTCGCGACAGCCCCAGGGGCGTAGACAACCAGGTTGCCGTCGCCCTGCATCCTGACGATCGAGCCGCTGACCCCCGTGCCTGAGGCCCACTGCGCACCACCGGGTCCGTAGACGACGAAGTTTCCGTCGCCCTGCATCAGTGCGGTGAAGCGCCCGTCGTGCGACCACAGCGCCTGCCCGGGGGTCAGCTGAGTCTCCGCTGGCAGCGTGTCCTCAGCCCACCCGCCACGGCCGTCACGCGAAGACCAGACGGGCACCCCACCCCGGCTGTACATAACGAGGTTGCCGTCGTCCTGCATCACAAGCCGGACCCCGCGTGCAGGAGCGGTGTGGCTGGACCAAGTGGCTACAGAACCCGCGTACACGACCAGGTTCCCGTCGCTCTGCAGGGCGAGGCTAGATCCGGCGCTTCCCGTTGAGGTCGACCACTGCGCCCCGGCCGGGCCGTAGACAACGAAGTTGCCATCACCCTGCATCACAGCCCGGTGGAGGCCGTTCCTGGACCACAGCGCCATGTTCGGCGCCAGACTGGCTCCGGCGGCTATCTCGTCGGCATTGCTCGGCGCCCGTCCACCCGCCGAGGACCACAGCGGAAGCCCGCCGCGGCTGGCGAGGACGAGGTTGCCGTCGTCTTGCATGGTGAGGGTTGAGCTGGTGGCGGGCGCCGTCGAACTCGACCACACGGCGCTGGATCCGCTGTAGACGACCAAGTTGCCGTCGGCTTGCATGACCGCTCGTCGGTCCGGGCCGTTGGTTCCAGCCGACCACGACGCCTTCTGCTGCTCGAGGTCGTACGTTACGAGGTTTCCGTCACCCTGCATGATCGTGGCGAAGCGCCCTGACTGTGATCGCAGACCCTGCCCGGCCGGGAGCGTTGCTCCACCACCGATGGTGGACTGCCACGTGGCACGTCGTACCGCGGAGGTCCAGGCGGCGTATGTCCGCCCGCCCGTTCGGTATCGGGGTGCGACGACGCGAAACTCCCCGATCCTTGGCGCGGTGTCTGAGAGTGAGTAGGTGCCGTTCCGGAGCGTGGTGCCGGTGCGGGTGGTTGTCCACGCACCGGCGACCTCTAGTTGGAGCCTCACGGGGCGCGCTACGGACCCGAGGTCGCCGCGGAGGACCGCTCGTTGTCCGTGAAAGAGTGAGGGGTCCACCATGCTTGCCGTGGCTACGGCACTCGCAGGCGAAAGCCAGGCGCCGGGCGCGATGGTAACCACCAGACCGATGCATGAAAGCGCGGCGGCCGCCGCGTGACGGAAGGCGCTCATCGGTTCCCCTTAGTGCTATGTCCGGGTCTGTCAGTTCTGAACCGCTCACATCTGCGGGAAGGCTATGCGCGGGCTGGTCTCGACGCGGGCCGTCTCGCCCTCTCGCCCGGATCCGGGATCAAAGGTCTAGAACACCAACCCGCTGGGTGACTGCGAGCATCCGATGGCTTGGACGCCCAGCTCGGCGTCGATGACGCTGTGGTCGGCGGGAGCATCGCGACCAGGTGCATCCGGGTCACACCAGAAGAATCCAACAAGAGCGCCGGGCGCGTCCTAGCCGCTCCGGTCGGCCTCGTGCCTCATGCGCCGCCGCGTCCGGGCCCACTGGTGTACGCCCCGCTCCGTCATGGCTCATCGACGGGCACCAATGGCAGGGCGACTAGCTACCTCGCCTGCTGTCCTGCGGGACACTCGCTCGGCGGGTCGGGCGGGCGGAGATGTGCGTTGATCCGAGCATCGGCCGAGCCGATCCGCGGGAAAGCGCACTGGACTGCGGAAACCAATGTCGGAGCGGCCGGGGCGCGGCGGCTGTCGGCGGGCGCTACCGCAGGACGGGCGACCCGGCTGCGCGGCAGCGGTCGTCGAGAGCGAGCGAAGCGCCATCGAACGCTTCCTCGGCGTCAAGGTCCGCCAGTACCGGTTCGACGCCGCGTCGCACGCATGCGCAACCGCGTCATCCACCGCGGCTACCGGCCGGCCGAAGATGAGGCCGAAGCTGCTATCGCCGCGACCGAACGCCTCGAAACCCCGGTGATGGACAGGCTGTCAGCCAAGTCCGACACCTACCCGCGCGCAGCACTCATGCTCGTGGGCAAGGAGGGTCTCGAGCGCCGCGACATGTTCGGCGCAGCGAAGGCCGCCTACAGACACGAGTCTCTTGCCGCTTTGCTGCATGCCTACAACAGCTGGCTCGACAGCAGCCCTACGAACGACCTCGACGACTAAGCCGGCCTCCTCGATCACACGCACCCGTTCTCCGTAGCATTACGGGGGATAGAGGGCAGACCTGCCTCGGAGTTGAACTCACCACGTGCGATGGCGACAGCCAAGCACCGGCACCGGCAACCGTTGTGAGGGACTCGCCGCCCCCCGCTGCCGTCGCATCGTCAGCCAAGCCCTCACGGGGACTGACTGTCCAGCTGCGGCCCGGTGCCACGGGGCTTCGGTGGCGTCTTCGGCCAGTCACGGGAACCCCGAAGAGGGATGCGCCCGTCATCAAGCAGGAAGAGCTCGGCCTCTGGAGCTGGCACGACGTTCCGGTCCCTCCACGAGGCCAGCGCGGGGTGGTGCGCCATGTCAAACAGCAGGCGACCTAGACGCTTGGCAGAAGCCGCAAGCTGAACTGCCAAAATTTGATCCCCTGCAGTTCCGACGTCGACTGGTCGGGGCCGTCCCCCCAAGTTCGCATAGGGGCCGTGGCTATCGTCAAGCCAGAGCGCGCGAGCTTCCGCTGCGCTGGCGAGCGCCTCGGCGATCTGGTGTTGACCTGCAGACGTGCTCGCAGTGACGTAGCTGGCAGCTTCCAGATGGTAGAGAGCATCACTTCGCAACGTGTTGATCCGACCGCCCACCCAAATCGCCCGGTCCAGAATCGCGATTACCCCAACGACGTCACGCAGCTCAGCCGAGACCAGCCAGGTAGCCCGTGCCCAAGCGTGGGAACTGATGTACACGTGTCGTGGGTCGGCGTCACCCTGCATCTGGGCGGTGCTTACCTCAAGCAGCGTCTGCCGGGCCTCGGCCACCGCGCCCCCGAACCCCAGAGTCTGGTGAACCACATCTCGCAGCCGCTCGGTCTTCCACTTCGCGTAGACGTCCCGGCCACACGCCTCGTAGGCGTCGAGAGCGGAAATCTGCTCGCCGAGCTCGAGCCAGGTGTCGCGCACGGTGATCAGGTCGGGCCCTGAGTCGTCGTTGTCGCCAGCGCGTGCGTGCAGCGCCGCCGGGACCACGTCTCGATACTCCCGGGGCATGGCGTCGCTCGGAGTGGCGTGGCGCGGCGGCAGCCTGATCATCTCGGACCGCTGGGCAAGCTGCTCCGGGCGTTGCACCCCACTGACTCGCCAGGCCAGTCTGCACAGGTCGCGAGCGAAAGGGTGGGCGTCATTGAAGTGATAGCCGTCATCACCGACTCGCAACAAGTCACTCTCGATCAGGGGAGCGGCCGCGCGCGAGGCAGCGAACTTGCTGATGCCAGCCGTCCTCGCGAG
This genomic interval from Nocardioides scoriae contains the following:
- a CDS encoding HNH endonuclease family protein, producing the protein MSTPGTRTRPVRRDAPGRSMRTLALSATFAVAASAGVVATGPAAHADTQSVRLRAAVRGLPVATEVRTGYERSKFRDWYDADDDCQDTRDEVLTAEALVKVTACDVKSGEWRSYYDGVTTKDSSTFDIDHMVPLAEAWDSGARRWTTETRARYANDLGDGRALVAVSASSNRSKGDQDPAEWMPALAKCRYVREYVAVKMRWRLSVNKAEKTTLTKRASTCKNVVIKVRRAAVELQK
- a CDS encoding excalibur calcium-binding domain-containing protein; translated protein: MSNVKSFGAAVATAVLTTTLGAAGAIGMAAPAQAHTTGIHDNCTKLNAKWKHGVGRANAVDKTSGEKVRNFYHNTKVYKTAVAHNSTLDRDKDGIACEKR
- a CDS encoding CHAP domain-containing protein, producing the protein MQADGNLVVYSGSSAVWSSSTAPATSSTLTMQDDGNLVLASRGGLPLWSSAGGRAPSNADEIAAGASLAPNMALWSRNGLHRAVMQGDGNFVVYGPAGAQWSTSTGSAGSSLALQSDGNLVVYAGSVATWSSHTAPARGVRLVMQDDGNLVMYSRGGVPVWSSRDGRGGWAEDTLPAETQLTPGQALWSHDGRFTALMQGDGNFVVYGPGGAQWASGTGVSGSIVRMQGDGNLVVYAPGAVAKWSSATQGAGARLVMQDDGNLVIYSGSTALWSSRGQGVSGPGTSSTTGGYPDADAVACQGLYAWCKNGSDYHPVRRLAYRNCTDYVAWKKGLVWGQVASGGSADATRWKAGWQERGREVGSTPRVGAVAWWGATSTNRYGHVAYVLAVNPDGSARIGEYNNGGTGRYSERNTRAQAYLY
- a CDS encoding helix-turn-helix domain-containing protein, whose amino-acid sequence is MPARMLTLDAVAEELAISRAQVYALVRRGDLPAGKIGGRGQWRVERTHLEAYLERTWAETAEWVRAHPLAEGEEPSATEL